AGGCCCGGTACTGTATGTCTATTCACATTTTGTACTCCAGCCTTGGCCAGTGCCTGAGTTTCAAACTAAAGAGGAAAACGTCGTCTGAAGTGCGCCGGTCCCCGGGTTCCGGTGCCCCGCGTCCGGACGGCCCCGGCTCCACCCACACCGAGACCGCCGCGCCGGAGCGCCCGGCTCCTCGCTCGCACAGCGTCGCCTACAGGCCTTAGCCCGACTATCAGGGATGAATCAAACCACcgtcaaaaaagagagagaaaaaaaagcaaatccaTCAGCGCCCGTGTATTTCCAGAAATTAATGCATCACGATCACGATTCCAAACTCAGCCAGGCTGGGAGCCTTCCCCTCCGAGCACTGAGTCCTCCGCAGAAATAACACAGACGGATAGAGTCCGGCCGCTCCAAGGACGGGAGGCGTGCGATCCATCCATCACGGCTGCGGGGACACCGTTTACAAGGCGCACCGTCGGCATCCACCGGCCGGCCGGCCGCCCGAGCTCGGCTTTCCCGGGGCTGATGGCCGCCGAGGCAGGGTGCGCAGGGCGACCTCCGCTAGCCGCCGTCCGCGGCCTGTGAGGCCCGGAGCGCTCGAGACGAGCGAGCGCGCCCCGGCTGCTCGGCCACCGCACCGGCCCAGCGCCCGGCTGCTGTCGCCTCCAGGAGCGCTCAAGCCGGGGAGAGCCGGGCCCCCGGGCTACGCCGCCCGGCAGGAGCGACACCACAGGCGGCGGCGCCCGCGGCGGTCGTCCAGGGCGGGACAAGGACGCCGAGAAGAAACGCCGCCGTCACCGTCGCCGCCACCGAGGCCCCGGGTCCGCGGGAACCGATTCCTCTGAGGCCGAGCTGCGAGCCCGACTGGCGGCGACGGcggctgcggcggcggcggcggtggcggaaGTGGAGTGGGGAAGAGGGGGTGGTTGTTAGTGTTTGGCGCCGGCGGAGGGAGTCATTCCTGCAGCTGCACTTCCGGTCGGCATTTTGTTCTGAGAGGGAGAGAcggaacgagagagagagacacacacacagggctcctTCCCCCCCGCctgccctcccccccctccctccgTCGGTACCGACTCACCCGACACCAGCCAGCCGCAGGGAGGGACGCCCCCGCCGACAGGAGGATTGGTTCCCGGGCCCGCGGCGATGCCCCCCCGGTAGCTCGGGCCCCTGCTCGGGTGTTTGTGAGTGTTTCTatgtgggagaaggaggaggaggaagaagaagcagcGATTTGTCTTCTCGGCTGGTCTCCCCCCGGCTCTACATGTTCCCTGCACTGAGGAGACGGAAGAGGAGCCGTAGCCACCCCCCCTCCCGGCCCGGATTATAGTCTCACGCCACAGCGGCCTCGGCCTCCGCTCGGATTCAGACGCCGATTCGCCCAGGTAAATTCCTGCTCTTTATTTCGGCGGCGGCTCCGGCGgcagtggcggcggcggcggaggcgcCGGCGCCAGGTCCTCAGcgtttctcctcctctcttcccctccccgccGTTTCCTCAGCGGCCCCAGGTCTCTTCCACGGGGCGAGTCGAGAGTTCGCTCCTTCTCCCGGCGGCGGGCACCCTGGGTGGCGGCGGGTTGGTTCCCCCCTCTCGCCCGGCCGGCTTGGGTGACGGGGAAACGGGGGCTCCTGCCGGGCGGCCGGGGAGGCGTAGGCCCGGCGGAGAGTGCAGGCCGCGGGCCAGCGGAATCTACTTGAGCTCGGGGATTAGGAGAGCTCCGGGCTGAGCGGAGCGACGGCTGGTCGGTGACAGGCCTCGCCCGGGAGAGGAGCCGGAGCTAGTGAGGAGGCGGAAACAATACAACTATCGGCCAATGTGCCCCGATCGTCCCCATATTTACAACTTTCCCGGTCCTGGAGTGGGGAACGTCCCAGTGAAACAAACAACCCCCCTTCTTCCCCCTGTGACCCCATGAAGGGAGGAAGTAGTTTCAGTTAGTGAAACAAACGTAAATACTCAGACCCGGCTCCGGTGGGAATGCTCTGCCAAACTTGTTTGGAGGTTGGAAAGTTAATAAAGCCTCGTTTTCTTTGTAGAAGGCTCAAACCGTCCGcatgtatatttaatatagaaaaaGCCATAGCGTAGTAGACGCGGCACCTCCTCGCCCGGGAGCTTTTCTGTTGTTTGACAGTGTGTGTTGCACATGGACTTTATATTCAGAGCTAAGTGTAAAGTACTTGACAGGTATACTCTGCCACTTTGgatttgtgtgtgttatgtaagGATAATTTTACATGACTGTACATGAAACCCCCAGGTACTTCCTAGCCTAAGCGTGTGCAGGCTTACAAAGAATTGGAAACGTTCTGAGCTTAGGCCGAGATAAGGATGAAACCTATTTCCTTTCAAAGGATAGAAGTTAAGTTACTCTTCAGTTCTTTAGGaggttttaaaacacacacatacacaagtagaAGGGGCCATCCTTTCTTGTCAGGGCAGATCTTCGTGAGGTCCCAGGATTGTCATTGGCTGTTTGTACCATGATGTTTGACTGTGTAATGAGCGAGGTGTCATTTTAATAGGTCAAATGTATCTGTAAATGCTGGAGACAAATACCAGTTCTGTACCTTAACAAGCTCTAGTTCACGAGGAAGGCAAATGTTGGGCGCTTGTTTGTGGCAGCTTCGGTAATGGAAGTTGGCGTGAGATggaaataccttttttttttttaatcgtcAGGCTTTACAGAttgcacagaaaaagaaatgtcccGTTTGCTATTTTGTTTCTTACTCGCTGAAGGAAAACTCATTCGTTAAAAGGAAGCAGCACTTCGGTAACATCCCTTGTTGTAATAGTAAtggttaaattttgttttaagtgttttgtgtCTTAAGTTTTTATCTCTGTTGATGGAATAAGTAACTTTTCTGCTGGTTACTTTTGAGTTTAAcattctgctttaaaaaattgttcCCCACTTCCTGCAAACGTATGGATACATGTTAAAAAGAGTGAAGTTAATATAGCTGTCACGTACTAGGCATGTTTTTAATGCTATAAATCCGTGTAGTAGTCAGTAGCGTGTCCGTGATTTGTATTGGTCGGGGAgcagtttgaattttaaaaagcctGAAGCTCCTGCTGAGCCCCAATCccggcctccctccctcccactaaTCTCCCATTCCTGTCTTTGTGCTGCCTGCTCCTGTTCGACTCTGTTTGCTACGGGGCCTCTGGCCTACGGGGGTGAGGGGGGTGCTGGTAGGGGGTGTGCCAGGAGGGAATGCCTAAATGAGGAAGACTTCCCGGCTTGAGAAAGCAGAGGGCTTGGTGTTTGGGGGCGGGGGCATGTAAAGGGTTGGGCAAAGGCgtcattaaaaattttttgaaaGGCCCTGTGATTATCTTTTCACCTTTTGATTAAAAAGGAACGGTGTGTCAAGAAATGAACCTATTTCATGAAAGATAATGGGGAAAAGAGTACTTCTTGCTTAGTTTTCATAAACAGGGGCAactttatttagttttataagTTCCAAGGAGCCTTATGCAGATGTTTGAATCAGTCTAGTAGATATCAGTGTGattgacatatttttttcttaagtctttGCAGTTAGATTACAGCTAGTCCCTTCTTCTCATCTTATTATTCCAGTTCTACATCTTTTGTAATTTGTAAGTAATGTTCAGTTAGTGATGCTTTCATTAGAGCTTGTAAACACTTCTTTAAAGTTACTTGGAAATACTTTTGTTTGGCTCAGATATAGATTGTTTTTAAGGGAGAAAATTTAATTCTTGAACTTTCTTTTCTGGGTAATTTAGTTGGAGATAACAATTTACGTTTCATGAAGGATTATGGGTAATCTATTGGAAGTCACCTGCATTGGTTAAGATGTTCACCAATGACAAATCTCTTGctccttttctctgtttaattcagTGAAAAGATAACAACCACCAAACATTCCAGTAATTTTATCATTCTGGTTACAGTATTTGGAGAAATATTCTTATTGAACAGGCGTGTTCCTAATATCCTAACATCAACTCCATGGCTTTCCATTTTTGAGTATGCAGTTACCAATATaacttggaaagaaaaacaactttaatGTAAATAATGAAAATCTAGTAAACCAAAGTTGAAATTAAATACGTAATTACTCTCAGCATTTTAAGAAGTATGTTTGGGGTGCTTTGTAAGGTCACTCATCCCATTTGTTTACTGAAGATATTTGAATGTACTTTTGAACCTgtgctaaaaattattttactgatgcctatattttagaaaaaaaaagagtggtgtATTTGAAGAAAGATTAAGGCTTTCAGTAGGGATGAAAATGAAGATTTTTACTATGGTAGTAAACAGTTTTGGTTCTGCATAGTGATTGTTACTAAGATTTTAAAACATGAGCAGAGCTATACCAATTGATGTGCGAAAGCTTTTTTATTTCAGCCATACTACTGAACTCAAAAGTGTACTTTTAAGGCTTTCTAAAtgaatttcttatttaatttttatactgaTCTGTCATCAGACTGTCATAGAAACATATGACATGTCTGTATTAGATTTTGACACAGCCTATTATACTTTTACTTTCTCAGAATAAGACATAACAAAATTAAGTAAAGACTAACTTTGAGTTTTTTATAGTGTTCTTTATCTCTCTTGCTTATTAAGAAAAGCATAATTTGAAAATACTTCTAAAATTTTAGACTAATATTTCACTTTTCTGTTGAGTTATTGGGAGATCTGGAGGTAAATTCCTTTGAGAGAAATGTAGTTTCTGTTCATCAAGGTACTAACTAGGTTCTTTTAAAGAAGCCTAATTAATTATTAAGCTtgaaaatgcttattttaatattctaaGCATACTAAGTTTGTTTTGATGGTGATTTATGCTCTTAAAAACTTTAgagatagttttaaaatatactatttcCAATAGTTATCTTTTGtaataatattttgtgtttttagaaTTTTTCAATCTGACCTGAATTCATTTATAGATATTCTTATGTTCATCTGAGAAAAATGACTGgtgtgattattttttaatagaaaacttCACATGGAGACCAAGtgatttatacacacacaatgaatgaGTTAAAGGAATTTCCTATTAATATCTTTTATTAGATTATGTTTCTCTAAAACATGTCTGCACTCTGGTCTTCAAGTCACATATTTCATAGTGGTAATACTAcatcatttttttacttttttga
Above is a window of Microtus pennsylvanicus isolate mMicPen1 chromosome 6, mMicPen1.hap1, whole genome shotgun sequence DNA encoding:
- the LOC142852672 gene encoding uncharacterized protein LOC142852672, producing MAFSILNIHADGLSLLQRKRGFINFPTSKQLRLLSRARPVTDQPSLRSARSSPNPRAQVDSAGPRPALSAGPTPPRPPGRSPRFPVTQAGRARGGNQPAATQGARRREKERTLDSPRGRDLGPLRKRAGIYLGESASESERRPRPLWRETIIRAGRGGGYGSSSVSSVQGTCRAGGRPAEKTNRCFFFLLLLLPHRNTHKHPSRGPSYRGGIAAGPGTNPPVGGGVPPCGWLVSEQNADRKCSCRNDSLRRRQTLTTTPSSPLHFRHRRRRRSRRRRQSGSQLGLRGIGSRGPGASVAATVTAAFLLGVLVPPWTTAAGAAACGVAPAGRRSPGARLSPA